A single region of the Vicia villosa cultivar HV-30 ecotype Madison, WI linkage group LG4, Vvil1.0, whole genome shotgun sequence genome encodes:
- the LOC131594203 gene encoding uncharacterized protein LOC131594203, translated as MEVDPHNYDDISINEKDVPNIVLSYLIHNCYEESAESFIAGAGTTRPTDYLDNMEKRKEIIHYAMEGNALKAIELTEQLTPEILEKNKDLLFDLLSLHFVELVRSKKCTEALEFAQTKLSPFGKETKYMEKLEDFMALLAYKEPENSPMFHLLSLDYRQEFADNLNRTILAYFNLPSYTAMERLAQQATVVRQCLNEVSGKDGPRPFSLKEFLKRR; from the exons ATGGAAGTTGATCCTCACAACTACGATGACATT TCTATAAATGAAAAAGATGTCCCCAACATTGTTCTCTCATACCTTATACATAACTGCTATGAAGAATCCGCAGAGTCGTTCATTGCCGGAGCTGGGACGACGCGGCCGACAGATTATTTGGATAACATGGAGAAAAGAAAAG aaatCATTCACTATGCAATGGAGGGAAATGCACTTAAGGCTATTGAGCTAACTGAGCAGCTGACACCAGAAATTCTGGAGAAGAATAAGGACTTGCTATTTGACCTTTTAAGTCTTCATTTTGTAGAGCTTGTCCGTTCTAAGAAATG CACAGAAGCTTTGGAGTTTGCTCAGACCAAGTTGAGCCCTTTTGGAAAGGAGACAAAATATATGGAAAAACTTGAA GATTTTATGGCCCTTCTTGCTTATAAGGAGCCAGAAAATTCTCCAATGTTTCATTTACTTAGCTTGGATTATCGTCAAGAGTTTGCAGATAATTTGAATCGAACTATCCTTG CATACTTTAACCTTCCCAGCTACACAGCAATGGAGAGGCTTGCACAGCAGGCGACAGTAGTTAGACAATGCTTAAACGAGGTATCTGGAAAG GACGGGCCTCgaccattttctttgaaagaaTTTCTTAAAAGGCGATGA